One Megalobrama amblycephala isolate DHTTF-2021 linkage group LG15, ASM1881202v1, whole genome shotgun sequence genomic window, GTATAATCgggccttaaaggattagttcactttaaaggtgccctagattcaaaaatttaatttaccttggcatagttaaataacaagagttcagtacatggaaaagacatacagtgagtttcaaaccccattgtttcctccttcttatataaatctcatttgtttaaacgacctccgaagaacaggcgaatctcaacataacacagactgttacgtaacagtcggggtgtacgccccaatatttgcataatgccagcccatgttcccaacattataaaaggcattagacaagggcagccagttaatgtctggagctgcacacagccgaatcatcagactaggtaagcaagaacaacagcgaaaaatggcagatggagcaataataactgacataatccatgatagcatgatatttttactgatatttgtaaattgtctttctaaaagtttcgttagcatgttgctaatgtactgttaaatgaggttaaagttaccatcgtttcttactgtattcacggagacgagccgtcgctattttcattttttaaacacttgcagtctgtataattcataaacacaacttcattctttataaatctctccaacagtgtagcaatagccgttagccacggaggacagcctcaaattcactcagaataaaactttaacatccaaataaatactttactcacataattcgaagcatgcatacagcatgcatgacgaacactttgtaaagatccatttgagggttatattagctgtgtgaactttgtaaatgcgctgtaatatagtcgagagctggtgtggcagggagcacgtgatttaagggggcggcgccgagtgtaaatcagtgcattgttaatgatgccccaaaataggcagttaaaaaaattaatttaaaaaaatctatggggtattttgagctgaaacttcacagacacattcaggagacaccttagacttatattacatcttgtgaaagaacgttcttgggcaccttggGCACAATCAAAGTTctattaataatcaccctgatgctcctaagctttataatggcagtgaatggaaACCATCTGTTTGAAGCTTAAAagagtgcatccatccatcataaacatactccatgcagatccggggggttaataaaggccttctgaagtgaagcgatgcgtttgtataaaaaaaaaaaaaataaataataataataataataataataataataataataatatatatatatatatatatatatatatatatatatatatatatatatattttactattattttatttatttatttatttttttgtgcgtatttgaatatccatatttaacacgttataaagtaaaacaactggcTTCCAGCCAAATGGCAATACTGACTCCTCTTGCGTCTAAAGCATAACTTACGCAATGTATAATGTAGGACGTAACGAGTACGTCATGGCTTACCGTAATACCAGTAGTATGTTGCGTAAGTAAGTAAAGTCTGTTTGGcaggaagctagttattttactttataacatgttaaatatggatatttttattacacatcgcttctcttcagaaggccattattaaccccccggagctgcgtggagtatgtttatgatggatggatgcactttcttgagcttcaaacaggtggtttctatccactgccattataaagcttgggagcatgagggtgattattaatataactcagattgagttcatttaaagtcatatacacctaggatggcttgagggtgagtaaatcatggggtaattatcattttaaagtgaacaaatcctttaagtTACCCTACAATAAGTCTTATTGCTGAgtaacaaaaaaagatatgcATTATATCGTAATCTGGGATGTGTTCTGCACAAAAATGCAGCCTTTATTGGAGAATGCATAATAATGAGTGGTCCAAAACATGATTACATGCAGTCTACACCTAAataatatgtgttttatatgGTTTTGAGAATGACATATTTGGCTTTACTCTTGctatttgtgttgtgttgtgttgggAGATGGTTTGGATGTGCGTTGTGTAACTACTAGCTCCAGGCACACAGTCCCTCATTTAGAAAAATCCGGATTCATCAACATTAGAATGAGAAGAATAAATTGAATTGCATACGCACCTGTTCTGCCTGAAATGTTGCCTGGCAGTTTTGTTCTGTGCGCTAAACAACACTTTATTAGTGAATGAGAACCAGTGCCCTTATTTTGAAGTTCATTTGAGGAACATGATTATAGATTATCCATCGCTTCAGCTGATTGATAGTGGATTTTAGCTTTTGACAATCGCTTTGTTTCATGCTtcagatattttgttatatCACAGTtcattcttttattattttgtcaACTGCAGTTTATGTACATgagttttatttcttttatttcacCTATAATTAAACATCTCTTGGAACGACTGATAAAGCAAAAACAAGGGTCCCTCCTCATTTTCACACCATACTTTAATCCTGAATATATCTCTGCACTAGAAGTGTCACTTTCTATGAGCCGTTTGTCTCTTTTAGATTAACATTTGTGATAATGCTCAAACGAATTCTGAGAATATTACAGCTCTTTTTAGGTTGTAGATGTTCATATTGTGAATCGGTTAAATGTCTGTAATGCTGCATTGAAGTGTTGTTCTGTTTTTGAACTGATAGGGGACAAACAGAAGGAGACCTTAAGCTCTCGGCTGTGGAAATGGCTCTATGAGCGATTTGGTGTTTATATCGAAGACTTCCGCTTTCAGCCTGAGGAGAATACAGTCGAGACTGAGGAACCACTAAGTGCTAAAAGGTGAGCAGCCCAAATAAAGCCTCCTTTGGTTTGTTTAGATTAATAATTTACAGGTTCTGAAGGCAGGTTGAACAGAGAACTGCTCAAGCCATGGGTCATTCCTGTTATGCAGTACCTTTTGAactgttactttttaaaaatgtatgcttgtgttgtattttaaaggtcctgttcttcgtgatcccatgtttcaaactttagttagtgtgtaatgttgttgttgttagagtataaataaaatctgtaaaattttaaagctcaaagttcaatgccaagcgagatattttatttaccagaagtcgcctacatcgaacggccagtttggactacatccctctacttccttctttaatgacgtcactaaaacagttttttgactaacctccgcccacaggaatacacaagagttgcgtttgtagagtgtgtttgtcgccatgtcgtcgaaacgctgttattttcatcccgcagtccaatcaccgggtctgattccggctcaaattgatagggtaaaattaaagacatgtttataataacactgagcgcgtgcatctccacgttatggtaagaggcgtgacctttccgggcaaggttcgctaagctgctgtcgaatcacaacacaggaaccgctggcacaatcagaactcgttacgtatttctgaaggagggacttcacagaacaaggaagtcatcagcccgtttttatgacagtggaaacagcggtatacagataagtaaattatgtgaaaaatactgtttttttttttttttttttttttacacgcgaaacatgaacacatgttatattgcacactataaacacaatcaaagcttcaaaaaaacatgaaaaacgggacctttaaggaaGTATTTGTATAAAAAGGTATACCTTAACTCCAAATTAACCCTGGTCAGACTCATACTCTGGTCAAATATGctaaaacattttgaagttATTTACACACTATTAAATTacttaaatgtattatatattatatttattatattatattatattatattatattatattatattatattatattatattatattatattatatttatttttacatttacatttaaagtgttttttgttttttgttttttttttgttataaaagaCCAAGGGCATAAGAAAATATTCCAAGAAAATATGTTTTCTTTGAAaccttttgaataaataaacaaatgaacacCTTCATTAACTGCCAGTTTTTGTCAAAATCATGACAAAATGGCAATATCGTCTGTGCTGATAGCCTACTGGTTAGAGCACCGACAAATGACGCAAATGCGTTCATGCCGATATTTGCCGATCCTGCCTCCCTCTTTCTGCCCAATGCTTTCCTGTGTGCTCTCTACTGTCCTCTCTAAATAAAGGCataaaaagcacaataaaatataacttaaaaaaaatgaaaaataaaaatggcaatATCCACTAAAACCAAAATAAATTTGAGATTTTCCTGATTTATAGTCCAGCTTTATGTTCAGTTAATTGcaattttatgaaaataaaactaacaTGATTTCCctctttaaaactttttttcattcatatatatatatatatatatatatatatatatatatatatatatatatatatatatatatatatatatatatatatatatatatatatatatatatatatatatatatatatgtttcatatttttatatgaagtttcatattttatccAATATATTTAGATGTATATAATGGAAATGAACTGCATAATGGTAATGTCCTGGATGTAATTTTGTTAGgtgtaaataaaaaagattaaaatgaataattcttaattgtatttatttatttaaaatttaaattattttaattaacttaAATTATTGTAATGTTGAGCTAGGTAGGACATTCACTCTCATGTCTTTACTGTAGTCAGCCCAGCTTACAGTCTCAATTTTCATGCTATTTCTAGCTTTATCATTTCACCCTCCCAACGGAtgtcattaaataattaattttcttttctcctCTTTGCAGATTAACTGAAAATATGAGACGACTCAGTAAGTATTTTCATACTGCAGCCCAAAAAACCCCTCCAAGCCATAATGCAAGAAATTTTAACAGATTGCAGCCCCATTTTAATTCCCAATCAGCCTGTGTTTAATTCCCATCACCTCTGCTGTGTCACGGGCATGAAACTGACTGTGTTCTGGTCTGTGTGTTGCGTGTGTGTTTTCAGAACGGGGTGCTAAGCCTGTAACTAACTTCATGAAGAACCTTTCTGCCTTATCCAGCTGGCACTCTGTCTACACGTCAGCCATCGCCTTTATTGTGAGCACGGCCCACCACCCACACAAACCCCTCAAACACTATTCATCACTGTTTATCATGTTTATGTAGCCACCCGGTCCAAAGTGTCTGTTTTACTACCATAAAGCAAATGAAATGTGTTGCCAAGCTTATTATTGTCTGTATATCACCAGATACAGAAAAGCCCCGCCTCAGGTTAAACTAATCTGTTACactgtttaatgtttattaGGTCAGTGTGATTAAAAGTTGGCTGATcttaaaatacaaacatgtagaTATATAGTGCCGCCACATGTTTCTGTTTGGTCGCTGACATGATTTGAACACGCCTGACATGCCATCCTTCATTTTAATGTCTTCTTCCCTCTCATCTTTTCCACAGATCTATATGAATGCTGCCTGGCATGGCTGGGTTATCCCCATGTTTCTATTTTTAGCCATTCTGCGGTTGTCCTTGAATTACCTCATAGCAAAGTACGTCCGACATAATCTATCACTGGTTCAATTCACAACTAGTTCACAAACCCATGTGCTGGTTGCATGACAATGGGATCTGATGATTCATAATTATATATCccttttactattattatttagagcaaattaattttactattacatttttaaaagacgTAAATGTTGCATTTAAATCCTTTTAATGTACTAATTTTACTAAAACAGTTCTGTCTGTATTTTTTCAGAGGTTGGAGGATACAGTGGAGCATTGTGCCTGAGGTGTCCGATCCAGTGGTAAATATTAGCCACATTTCGATTTATTAACATCAGTAAGTTGTTAAAATTTGCTTGAAAAGCCTTAATGGTTAATTtgtgctctttttttttattaggaaCCTCCGAAGGAAGATCTTACAGTCTCAGAGAAGTTCCAGTTAGTGTTGGATGTTGCACAGAAAGCACAGGTAAGTGATCTGTAACTTTGTTCTAGCTGTGGTGGTGTAATGCAGACACATTTCACAAAGCTGTGATGTCTTTTCACAGAATCTATTTGGAAAGATGTCAGACGTATTGGAAAAGATCAAAAAGTGAGTATGTTAGATATTCAATTGTGGGGATGGGCAGTACGACAGTATATAGGTTGAGATGTCATTTGAttctgcttctttttttctctctctctctctctcttcttttttttttatttagctgatttttaaaattcagtaccaagaaacatttttaacttgtgtattaacagtatttttattcaagttccaaataaataaattctaaatTATTTAATTGACTGGATTATCTTATGATTGTGAtctatttataaaaatatattttggtgtattattattatatattatatataatatatatatattattattattattattattttttaaaagtgctaCTGTGAGAGCataattttgattatttataATTACCCATACCATGATATTGCTAAGATTTTGGTAGTACGGACCTGTTTAAGTATGTTGTAttacataaatgtatatttCCATGCATATATGTATgatgtgcattgcattgcagcCTGTTCATGTGGGTGCAGCCTGAAATCACACAGAAACTGTATGTTGGTTTGTGGATGGCCTTTATCGCTTCCTGTTTGCTGCCATATAAACTCATGGGCTTCATGATTGGTAAGAAATTCGGTTTGACATGTGACaacatttttaatgtgcttttttttgactcaagtcattttcatttatttgcgATTTATTTCAGGGATCTATGCCGGCATCAAATTCTTCATTATTGACTTTATCTTCAAAAGTTGCCCCAAACTGAGGGACAAGTATGACACACCCTACATTGTATGGGCCAACTTACCCACAGACCCGCAGCTCAAAGAGCGTAACAACGCCACACTGAGCAGACGGGTGAGTGAAACTGTTCACGTGCACAAAACTTTTGTTCCAGTTCCAAAAAACTCGTAAAATATTAATCCCGATTCCTTTTTGCCTCTTTGTGGTGAGGAACTCTGACTGAAAATGAGCGATAGCTTCCTCTTTTTAGTTAGTAGCCTTTATTTAACTAACATACAACTCTCATTCAAGAGTGACCTGGCTAAGATGGCAaaagaatatataatataatataatataatataatataatataatataatataatataatataatataatataatataatataatataatataatataatataatataatatgagaaTTCTAGAGTGACCTGGCCAAgctgtaaaaatgtatgtatgtgtgtataatatatatatatatatatatatatatatatatatatatatatatatatatatatatatatatatatatatatatatatatatatatatatatatatatatatatatatatacacacacacatatattacatatgtacatacatacatatattatgtatatattatttgtatatggtttgtttcatttcattatatttgtattttatatttttataaaatattttagattttttattgtattttattttattttatttgtatatcattttattgattgattgcCATCTTAGCCAGTTCACTCTTGAATAAGTATTGAATAAGTTGTatctaaacaaatatatatcgtagcattatattatattatatattatattatatttggatatattttaattatatttgtatacattttattttatctttatatatttttattttatatttatgtatttattttttattaccatCTTAGAATAAGAGTTgtatctaatatatatatatatatatatatatatatatatatatatatatatatatatatatatatatatatatatatatatatatatatatatatatatatcgtagccttatattatattatattatattatatttggatatattttatttatttttttattgccatCTTAGCCAGGTCACTCATGAGTAAGAGTTGTATCTTGGTGCTAGTAACATCTCAAAATAagttaaatataatttcaaatgagattttaaaagaaataaactaaaacaaataaataaaatggaggACAGATAAATGGCATCTACAAGATGGTTAAACATGAATTCAGTCAATTGAGGATTTGTAATTCCTCtttttcattaataaatggCAGGATTTTGGTTTGTGTGATGGTCTGTCACATGTTCATTCTGTTATTTTTCCTCTCTCAGCTGTCTGGGTTTGAAAAGGTAGGGATCTAGTGTGGCCTTTGGTTTGACAACAGTGCCTGTGTTTGCCACCAATGGCTGGTCCTGCGtatgtgtgttttatatatgtGTGCGTGTTGTCAGGAATATGCAGTATGACACTGACAATGTCTGTTGGCAATTGGATCAAAAATCGTCAACTTCAAAATGCATCTTCTGACTAATTTGCACAAAACTTATATGAACAAGATTGTAAAGATAAGTACCAGGATGTTTTTGATCCATCGTCATCAGACAAGGTGATAGTGTAGAAatcctgtgtgtgagtgtgtgtgtgtgtgacatgcGGGGTTTATATCTGAGAGTTTCTCTGCTCTATACTATAGTTTAGTGTAAAATGTAGTGTAGGCATAATAGTATTTTGAAGCAGTGACTACATCAGAGCAGTCAAGCTTTTACATATTTTAGCGACAAATGACACTTTATGGAGAGACATTTGTTGAGAATTATAAGGAAACTATCAACCTTTTCTATTCATACACAACTtgctatttttttccccccatgaTTACATAAATGTCTTGTGTAGGTGGCTAGAAACTCTGAAAAGCTTGACTCTTCTGGTGTTGCCACCTTGTAGTGTTTACTTTTCAAAGCTAGTTTACAGTTAACTCTCAGGAAACGGAGAGGTGAAGTGGTGATCAGAGGAATTCTAttagaaattaaattatatatgcaCATTTACTTTCAAAATGGTTGTTATTTGAATAATGTTGCATATTATGCGATTGTATGACTGTAGGATCCAGGTTTTGTCATGTTTGAGCCCTGGCCTTGAATTGGCTATATTTAGTCAGTTGTGTCAGAATTAGTCAACATTTCTTTTGCAGATTTGTTGTATTTGCAGACGTACTCTCTATGCACGATGAAGAAGTTTTCTGCAAATATAATGTTTCTTCAACTGTGGCTACTTGTCCTGtagatttttagaaaataaaatccCTTAACATACACTTTTCTTACTCTCAAAACTTTATATAATTTGTCTACTAACAAAGTCAAAAGTAGACATTCATGATTCAAATATTGATGATTCgaatatttctataaaaatattgaaaattgctgtaaaaagttttcacacaataGATGTTTTCACTCtctgtttatattattatagttttatcattattattgttgttgttgttgttatagataatttctttaaagctgcagtccataagttttgcctctttgtcgccatctctgtttgaaacctgcaactgcagttatttgtggaattattaTCTTTACTTGAGTTGTGCATCAGCATTACAATCTGccattaaaataagttaaattattccagctgctgtgagaaaaggctataaatgatccgccaccTGCCGCATCCTCGcatgatatagcctactagctgggactcctttatgtaaacagacgtgacgtaatgacgcaaagacgaatggcggcatgctcgaatttccagcggaaacccaccagtaccgattttattataaaacattattacaagcttaccattgtgaatcgagctaaagtaaggagatagttttgaacactggctggttatgtacttatGTACCaaagttatggactgcagctttaaattataGGAGGTTATAATAACACCaataattaataacaataaataaaactaagaTAGTATAAACAGAGTGAAAAGAGTGAAATAAACAATGTTATCATTTAATTGTATTATGTGtagatttaattattttaaatttttaaatttattttaacatgatgttaatgtttttttctgttcagttttaatattgttgttattattggtttttattattattattattattattattattattactatgtataattataaaaatctattatagtaacaataaatatttgttttttatttattttaaatgaataattattattattattattattattattattattattattgtcattaaaattgacaaaataagAGTGAAAAAACATGTAACGTCTTatgtatagattttttttttttttttttttttattgttatccattttattaataataataataataataatttgtataaCTTTGTATAACATTTAAATCTATTCAGAAGATAATTAGATAAATTCATGATGGCATTGAAAAGTTTTCAAATTTGAATgtgaatatattattaattttatttaaaatgtcaattttaaATAGTGTTTTACAAAAAGTTCTTCtgttcattttaatataaatctaCTCCTACGACTTAAAAGTGCCCATAGTTGAAGAAATGCCCATAAACATTTATCAGATCTTGTATTGCTCTGCCCCTAACTCTAACACATACTGTAAACAAACTAATACCTTGGTAATATAGTAGTATGTTGGTGAGTTTTAATACCTATAAGTGGCTGTTAAACTCTGGCTTTGAGCTTTGCACTAGTCCTCAGCACCCTCCAGGCATCCCTCGCTACTGTTTGGCATCCAACCCAGAGAACTGAGTCTCACCAGCTGATCTCAGGAGTCCACATGCAGCTGAGCCTCTGACCCATCATTCACTGTGCTATAGGTCAACACTGCTGCTTGGCTCAATGGCATTCACTGGTTTTATCACGATTGACAAGCTTTCCCCACACGGGTGCTGTTTTTGGGGCCCCTCAAGTGCTGATCTATGATCAATTCTGTTCTTTATATGGTGAGGAGTTAAAGGATAGCATTGATCCTTCATTGGCACACAGGAACCTTGCGGTTCTGGGCCTTTATTTACACGTCCTGCTCCTAAATCGATCATTTTGCTTGTTCCTCACAGCAGATCCAGCCGACGGTAGCACGTGGCAGTCAGTCGGCTGGAATGTCATGCGGGATTGGCCGTGAGGAGGAAAGCGGACGGGCCTACAACACCAAGAGAGGCCCGTTTCATGAAGTCTTCAACTTGTCTGAAAATGAGCGCCCCCTGCCAGGTGGGAAGGGAAACTGCAGTAGCCTTTGAATATTTCATATGTACTTGCTGTGTTGTTCAGTTGTAAAAGAATGTGCGATTTGATTCACAGTGTGCGAGAATGGATGGCGATGTTGCTTGATCAACAGGGACAGGAAAATGCCGACTGACTACATCCGCAATGGTGTCCTCTATGTCACAGAAAAGTATGCATGTTCAGATGGACGTGTACTGCAGAAcagcagtattttattttagtttactgTTTTGCAGATTATCCATTTTTGGGGCTTTTTCAGATTCAGCTACATTTTGAAtgcaataaatgacattatttgcaaatgtgtaaatgttttgtcatatttaaaaaataaggcACAAGAGCTTTGCAGTCCCTCATGATAAAAGTATGTGTTTTGTGGTTTTAGTTACCTGTGTTTCGAGAGCTCCAGTTCCCGGGCGACCTCCTCGAAAAAGAACAAAGTCATCAAGCTCCAAGACATCACAGATATTCAGAAGGTCTGCCCGATGTTTGTAGATgtttaacttatttttattGAGAGCTTAGTTTCTAACTGGATTCTCTACACATTTTAACAGTACAAGGTGTTGTCAGTATTGCCTGGATCTGGGATGGGGATCTCAATTACAACACCATCTACTCTAAAGGTAAGTGGCCAGCAACCAATTTACAGAATATCAGAgagccgattattcagaattatATTTCCTGATACCGGTAGTTTgattttcttaaagggttagttcacttctgaatgaaaatgtcctgataatctactcacccccatgtcatccaagatgttcttaatttctttttgactgaagaaagacagacatggtttttaaggaaaacattccaggaattttctccatatagtggacttcagtggggttcaatgggttgaaggtccaaatcacttcaaagagctctacacaactctagacgaggaataagggtcttatctagtgaaaagatcagtcattttctaaaaaaaaaaaatgaatatactttttaaccacaaatgttcgtcttgcactagctgtgcgatgcgccacgcatgacgtaatcacgtTAGTAAGATCACGCGTGACGTCGGTGAAAGTacagatccagtgtctacaaagcgaacatgcaaagactacaTCAAATGCTCTTTaccaaaaaaaggtaaaactaCGAtatcggatgattttgaagttggaggagaaaatgagatggagtttttcaccctaccgcGGTACCTCCGCCTACATCACATGACCTTTCTaacatgattacataatgcatagcggatcgcagagctagtgcaagatgagcatttgtggttaaaaagtatatacatttttattatttttatatatccaTCATTTTagtagataagacccttattcctcggctgggatcatgATATTTACCTGCCTGTGCAACTTTTTCTTTTATGTATTCTtctaatttat contains:
- the gramd4b gene encoding GRAM domain-containing protein 4 isoform X5, with the protein product MKLNYEFRARVATRHVKIKTQISVLNMLKRLDKIRFRGPKRDEFLDLAESPNASDSECNDDIPVKHRSSIKDTEEQRDPAGSGTLTMSAPPIQDYKMCDSDVRLNEVKGHLEIALLEKHFLQEELRKLREETNVETLKLELEKEKTKRVDLEQKMNEILRSRLEDSPPPPPKPQVTSVNGTGDKQKETLSSRLWKWLYERFGVYIEDFRFQPEENTVETEEPLSAKRLTENMRRLKRGAKPVTNFMKNLSALSSWHSVYTSAIAFIIYMNAAWHGWVIPMFLFLAILRLSLNYLIAKGWRIQWSIVPEVSDPVEPPKEDLTVSEKFQLVLDVAQKAQNLFGKMSDVLEKIKNLFMWVQPEITQKLYVGLWMAFIASCLLPYKLMGFMIGIYAGIKFFIIDFIFKSCPKLRDKYDTPYIVWANLPTDPQLKERNNATLSRRIQPTVARGSQSAGMSCGIGREEESGRAYNTKRGPFHEVFNLSENERPLPVCENGWRCCLINRDRKMPTDYIRNGVLYVTENYLCFESSSSRATSSKKNKVIKLQDITDIQKYKVLSVLPGSGMGISITTPSTLKPLVFGAMIHRDEAFDAIHTQYMKIINTIAPTTVTNPET
- the gramd4b gene encoding GRAM domain-containing protein 4 isoform X3, encoding MKLNYEFRARVATRHVKIKTQISVLNMLKRLDKIRFRGPKRDEFLDLAESPNASDSECNDDIPVKHRSSIKDTEEQRDPAGSGTLTMSAPPIQDYKMCDSDVRLNEVKGHLEIALLEKHFLQEELRKLREETNVETLKLELEKEKTKRVDLEQKMNEILRSRLEDSPPPPPKPQVTSVNGTGDKQKETLSSRLWKWLYERFGVYIEDFRFQPEENTVETEEPLSAKRLTENMRRLKRGAKPVTNFMKNLSALSSWHSVYTSAIAFIIYMNAAWHGWVIPMFLFLAILRLSLNYLIAKGWRIQWSIVPEVSDPVEPPKEDLTVSEKFQLVLDVAQKAQNLFGKMSDVLEKIKNLFMWVQPEITQKLYVGLWMAFIASCLLPYKLMGFMIGIYAGIKFFIIDFIFKSCPKLRDKYDTPYIVWANLPTDPQLKERNNATLSRRLSGFEKIQPTVARGSQSAGMSCGIGREEESGRAYNTKRGPFHEVFNLSENERPLPVCENGWRCCLINRDRKMPTDYIRNGVLYVTENYLCFESSSSRATSSKKNKVIKLQDITDIQKYKVLSVLPGSGMGISITTPSTLKPLVFGAMIHRDEAFDAIHTQYMKIINTIAPTTVTNPET
- the gramd4b gene encoding GRAM domain-containing protein 4 isoform X1 codes for the protein MKLNYEFRARVATRHVKIKTQISVLNMLKRLDKIRFRGPKRDEFLDLAESPNASDSECNDDIPVKHRSSIKDTEEQRDPAGSGTLTMSAPPIQDYKMCDSDVRLNEVKGHLEIALLEKHFLQEELRKLREETNVETLKLELEKEKTKRVDLEQKMNEILRSRLEDSPPPPPKPQVTSVNGTGDKQKETLSSRLWKWLYERFGVYIEDFRFQPEENTVETEEPLSAKRLTENMRRLKRGAKPVTNFMKNLSALSSWHSVYTSAIAFIIYMNAAWHGWVIPMFLFLAILRLSLNYLIAKGWRIQWSIVPEVSDPVEPPKEDLTVSEKFQLVLDVAQKAQNLFGKMSDVLEKIKNLFMWVQPEITQKLYVGLWMAFIASCLLPYKLMGFMIGIYAGIKFFIIDFIFKSCPKLRDKYDTPYIVWANLPTDPQLKERNNATLSRRLSGFEKQIQPTVARGSQSAGMSCGIGREEESGRAYNTKRGPFHEVFNLSENERPLPVCENGWRCCLINRDRKMPTDYIRNGVLYVTENYLCFESSSSRATSSKKNKVIKLQDITDIQKYKVLSVLPGSGMGISITTPSTLKPLVFGAMIHRDEAFDAIHTQYMKIINTIAPTTVTNPET
- the gramd4b gene encoding GRAM domain-containing protein 4 isoform X2, with the translated sequence MRSNLSYTVRVATRHVKIKTQISVLNMLKRLDKIRFRGPKRDEFLDLAESPNASDSECNDDIPVKHRSSIKDTEEQRDPAGSGTLTMSAPPIQDYKMCDSDVRLNEVKGHLEIALLEKHFLQEELRKLREETNVETLKLELEKEKTKRVDLEQKMNEILRSRLEDSPPPPPKPQVTSVNGTGDKQKETLSSRLWKWLYERFGVYIEDFRFQPEENTVETEEPLSAKRLTENMRRLKRGAKPVTNFMKNLSALSSWHSVYTSAIAFIIYMNAAWHGWVIPMFLFLAILRLSLNYLIAKGWRIQWSIVPEVSDPVEPPKEDLTVSEKFQLVLDVAQKAQNLFGKMSDVLEKIKNLFMWVQPEITQKLYVGLWMAFIASCLLPYKLMGFMIGIYAGIKFFIIDFIFKSCPKLRDKYDTPYIVWANLPTDPQLKERNNATLSRRLSGFEKQIQPTVARGSQSAGMSCGIGREEESGRAYNTKRGPFHEVFNLSENERPLPVCENGWRCCLINRDRKMPTDYIRNGVLYVTENYLCFESSSSRATSSKKNKVIKLQDITDIQKYKVLSVLPGSGMGISITTPSTLKPLVFGAMIHRDEAFDAIHTQYMKIINTIAPTTVTNPET